A stretch of Longimicrobiaceae bacterium DNA encodes these proteins:
- a CDS encoding DUF1702 family protein — FAARARQRAGNPAEHTERACRALCGCSADAAAAVTDAALEGLAPRGELPAYEAWRLRIQGSFFQEGCA, encoded by the coding sequence TTCGCGGCCAGGGCGCGCCAGCGCGCGGGAAACCCCGCGGAGCACACCGAGCGCGCCTGCCGCGCGCTGTGCGGCTGCTCCGCCGACGCCGCGGCAGCGGTGACCGACGCCGCCCTGGAGGGGCTCGCCCCCCGGGGGGAGCTGCCCGCCTACGAGGCGTGGCGGCTCCGCATCCAGGGATCCTTTTTCCAGGAGGGGTGCGCATGA